From a single Populus nigra chromosome 18, ddPopNigr1.1, whole genome shotgun sequence genomic region:
- the LOC133678066 gene encoding uncharacterized protein LOC133678066, with translation MDARRATTTVPRVRQVGFFTPNAPPAQPSRTQSFPRDSSSPPLSNSPASNSLSPVMIPPPRHLSDNLVHRATSPLPVPEPPAFRRPIRSHHVAVVGSYNPSESLLGSSPPLASPSSRVIVDGEFSEESSAGWFRRSNSAKFASSFSGGFDLTSVKSSETMGFHQVKKPVVAQPKEEKSGASAVVEPQINKRLSSSPSTKPSKEKTTKAERRALQEAQRAAKAAAKAMTVSEGVSTSKPVKQQPAQKKDAPPPASSIAASDRKGGERSMEKERRKDIPAPRMQFDDRSRVEKAKKRAVVNQSEARNRVELFRHLPQYEHGTQLPDLESKFFQLDPMHPAVYKVGLQYLAGDISGGNARCIAMLQAFQEVIKDYSTPPEKSLTRDLTAKISSFVSFFIECRPFSMSMGNAIRFLKSRIAKLPLTVSESEAKASLCADIDRFINEKIVLADNVIIRHAVTKITDGDVLLTYGSSCVVEMILLYAHELGKRFHVVIVDSHPKLEGQALLRRLVGKGLRCTYTHINAVSYIMHEVTRVFLGSSSVLSNGTVYSRVGTACVAMVAHAFHVPVLICCEAYKFHERVLLDSICSNELGDPDAISKVPGRMDINFLDDLTNKDNLQLLNLMYDATPSEYVSMIITDYGMIPPTSVPVIVREYGREHLWIQ, from the exons ATGGACGCGCGTAGAGCCACCACCACTGTCCCCAGGGTACGGCAAGTTGGATTCTTCACTCCCAATGCGCCGCCTGCTCAGCCGAGTCGGACTCAGTCCTTCCCTCGCGATTCGAGCTCACCACCTCTCTCCAACTCTCCCGCAAGCAACTCCTTATCACCCGTAATGATTCCTCCGCCACGTCACCTTTCCGATAACCTCGTTCACCGCGCAACCTCACCTCTCCCCGTCCCTGAACCCCCCGCCTTCCGCCGCCCTATCCGCAGCCACCACGTGGCGGTAGTCGGGAGCTACAATCCATCGGAGTCGCTCCTCGGCTCGTCGCCTCCGCTGGCTTCCCCGTCTAGTCGAGTGATTGTAGATGGAGAGTTCTCGGAGGAGTCGTCTGCTGGTTGGTTTCGGAGGAGTAATTCGGCGAAATTCGCTTCGAGTTTTAGCGGCGGGTTTGACTTGACGTCTGTGAAGTCATCAGAGACCATGGGATTTCATCAAGTTAAAAAACCTGTTGTCGCTCAACCCAAAG AGGAGAAAAGTGGAGCTTCTGCTGTTGTGGAACCTCAGATAAATAAACGGCTTTCTTCTTCTCCGAGTACAAAACCATCGAAAGAGAAAACAACAAAGGCTGAACGGCGGGCCTTGCAGGAAGCTCAACGTGCTGCAAAAGCTGCTGCtaaag CTATGACTGTGTCTGAGGGAGTATCTACTAGTAAACCTGTGAAGCAGCAGCCAGCACAGAAGAAAGATGCTCCACCACCTGCATCTTCAATTGCAGCTTCTGATAGGAAAGGAGGTGAACGTTCTATGGAAAAAGAGAGGAGGAAAGATATCCCTGCACCACGAATGCAATTTGATGACAGAAGTCGTGTGGAAAAGGCTAAAAAGCGTGCAGTGGTCAATCAAAGTGAAGCTAGGAATAGGGTTGAGTTGTTTCGACACTTACCGCAGTATGAACATGGAACTCAGCTTCCTGACCTTGAGTCGAAATTTTTCCAACTTGATCCTATGCATCCAGCTGTTTACAAG GTTGGCCTACAGTATTTGGCTGGGGATATCTCTGGAGGTAATGCTCGATGTATTGCAATGCTTCAGGCATTTCAGGAAGTCATTAAAGACTATTCCACACCACCTGAGAAATCTCTTACTAGAGACTTAACTGCAAAAATCAGtagttttgtttccttttttatagAATGCCGACCATTTTCTATGAGCATGGGAAACGCAATTAGGTTTCTCAAGAGTCGGATTGCGAAGTTGCCTTTAACTGTTTCTGAATCAGAAGCAAAAGCCTCCCTTTGTGCAGATATTGATCGTTTCATAAATGAGAAGATAGTACTTGCTGACAATGTGATAATTAGGCATGCTGTTACCAAGATCACGGATGGGGATGTTCTTCTCACATATGGATCATCATGTGTCGTTGAGATGATTCTGTTATATGCCCATGAGCTTGGGAAACGGTTCCATGTTGTTATAGTGGACTCTCATCCGAAACTTGAGGGCCAAGCCCTACTCCGTAGACTGGTTGGAAAGGGACTGAGGTGTACATATACTCACATAAATGCTGTTTCTTATATCATGCATGAAGTTACTCGTGTTTTCTTGGGCTCTTCCTCAGTATTATCTAATGGAACTGTGTATTCGCGGGTTGGGACTGCATGTGTTGCCATGGTTGCTCATGCATTCCATGTTCCAGTCTTAATATGCTGTGAAGCCTATAAATTTCATGAAAGAGTACTGCTTGATTCAATCTGTTCAAATGAATTAG GTGATCCAGATGCTATTTCAAAGGTTCCTGGAAGAATGGATATTAATTTCCTGGATGATCTGACCAATAAGGACAATCTGCAGCTTCTAAATTTGAT GTACGATGCCACTCCTTCGGAATATGTCTCCATGATCATCACTGATTATGGGATG ATCCCACCCACAAGTGTGCCTGTCATTGTGCGCGAGTATGGGAGGGAGCACCTGTGGATACAGTAA